One Chlorobaculum limnaeum genomic window carries:
- the ffh gene encoding signal recognition particle protein translates to MFDNLSDKLELTFRKLAGQATINEVNIGIAMRDIKRALLSADVNYKVAKKLVEDIREKSLGESVIKSVSPAQMIVKIVNDELTEIMGGENQPLNLPPKKIPAIVMVAGLQGSGKTTFCAKLAKRLKKNGKNPILVAADVYRPAAVEQLKTLGQQIDVPVFSVEEQDAMKAALGGLEAARSGAKDVVIVDTAGRLQIDEAMMAEAAALKNRLSPDELLFVVDSMMGQEAVNTAKAFNDRLDFDGVVLTKLDGDARGGAALSIRQVVEKPIKFMSVGEKVDDLDVFYPDRMAQRILGMGDIVSFVEKAQETLDLEKTMAMQSKLMKNEFDLDDFFDQLQQLKKMGSIQGLIEMVPGLNKMVPKQDLENINFKPIEAMISSMTREERKNPEVINGSRRQRIARGSGTRVQEVNMLLKQFAEMKKMMRSVNRLAKSGRKITTENLALDKFLKR, encoded by the coding sequence ATGTTCGACAATCTCAGTGACAAACTTGAGCTGACCTTCAGAAAACTCGCCGGTCAGGCGACGATCAACGAGGTCAATATCGGTATCGCCATGCGCGACATCAAGCGTGCCCTCTTGAGCGCCGACGTCAACTACAAGGTCGCCAAGAAGCTGGTCGAGGATATTCGCGAGAAGTCCCTCGGCGAATCGGTCATCAAGAGCGTCTCGCCGGCCCAGATGATCGTCAAGATCGTCAACGACGAGCTGACCGAGATCATGGGTGGCGAGAACCAGCCGCTGAACCTGCCTCCCAAGAAAATCCCCGCCATCGTGATGGTCGCCGGTCTCCAGGGTTCCGGTAAAACCACCTTCTGCGCCAAGCTGGCCAAGCGCCTCAAAAAGAACGGCAAAAATCCGATCCTTGTCGCCGCCGACGTCTACCGTCCGGCAGCGGTCGAGCAGCTCAAGACGCTCGGCCAGCAGATCGACGTTCCCGTTTTCTCGGTCGAGGAGCAGGATGCGATGAAAGCCGCGCTTGGCGGTCTCGAAGCTGCCAGAAGTGGCGCCAAGGATGTGGTGATCGTCGATACTGCCGGTCGCCTTCAGATCGACGAAGCGATGATGGCCGAGGCCGCAGCGCTCAAGAATCGTCTCAGCCCCGACGAGCTGCTTTTCGTGGTCGATTCGATGATGGGTCAGGAAGCGGTCAACACCGCCAAGGCCTTCAACGACCGTCTCGATTTCGATGGCGTGGTGCTTACCAAGCTCGATGGCGATGCTCGCGGTGGCGCGGCGCTCTCGATCCGTCAGGTGGTCGAGAAGCCGATCAAGTTCATGAGCGTTGGCGAGAAGGTCGATGATCTCGACGTGTTCTATCCCGACCGCATGGCCCAGAGGATTCTCGGCATGGGCGACATCGTCAGCTTCGTCGAAAAGGCGCAGGAGACGCTTGACCTCGAAAAGACGATGGCGATGCAGTCGAAGCTCATGAAGAACGAGTTCGACCTCGACGACTTTTTCGACCAGCTCCAGCAGCTCAAGAAAATGGGGTCGATCCAGGGCCTCATCGAAATGGTGCCCGGTCTGAACAAGATGGTGCCGAAGCAGGATCTCGAAAACATCAACTTCAAACCCATCGAGGCGATGATCTCCTCGATGACCAGGGAAGAGCGTAAAAACCCGGAGGTCATCAATGGCAGCCGCCGTCAGCGCATCGCTCGCGGCAGCGGCACGAGGGTGCAGGAGGTCAACATGTTGCTCAAGCAGTTCGCCGAAATGAAAAAGATGATGCGCTCGGTCAACCGCCTGGCCAAGTCCGGACGGAAGATCACCACGGAGAACCTGGCGCTCGACAAGTTTTTGAAACGATAA
- the rpsP gene encoding 30S ribosomal protein S16 — MVKIRLKRAGRKKMPFYQIVAADGRAPRDGKFLEAVGHYNPTAKPHTVTIEKDRVAYWLNVGAQPTDTVHSLIRGTGLLHEMNLKRRGFSESDIAAQMEAWQQKEAERRQKRLNAKLRRRQAKKAAEAAGSAEG, encoded by the coding sequence TTGGTTAAGATCAGATTGAAAAGAGCCGGAAGGAAAAAGATGCCGTTCTACCAGATCGTTGCCGCCGACGGGCGCGCGCCGAGAGATGGCAAGTTTCTCGAAGCGGTCGGCCACTACAACCCGACCGCCAAGCCGCACACCGTGACCATCGAAAAAGATCGCGTGGCATACTGGCTGAACGTTGGCGCACAGCCAACCGATACCGTCCACAGCCTCATCCGTGGCACCGGTCTGCTTCACGAAATGAACCTGAAGCGCCGCGGTTTCAGCGAGAGCGATATTGCCGCCCAGATGGAAGCGTGGCAGCAGAAAGAGGCAGAGCGCCGTCAGAAGCGTCTCAACGCCAAGCTGCGCCGCCGTCAGGCCAAGAAAGCTGCCGAAGCCGCCGGTTCCGCCGAAGGCTGA
- the rimM gene encoding ribosome maturation factor RimM (Essential for efficient processing of 16S rRNA), giving the protein MELFLTGIVLKPKGLKGELKVKPVTDFPESFLKRREYYVGKTPEAAVLRKVVSAKLNQGFAWIVLEGAGSREAAEALAGCGLYVTGDALESLPDGRAYIHDLIGLDAFDEAEGRVGKISDVLQMPAHDVYEVDTGSGKVLVPAVEDFIIETDLEKGIVMLRRFREFM; this is encoded by the coding sequence GTGGAGCTGTTTCTGACAGGCATCGTCCTGAAGCCCAAAGGGCTGAAAGGCGAACTCAAGGTAAAGCCGGTTACCGACTTTCCGGAGAGCTTTCTGAAGCGCCGGGAGTATTACGTCGGCAAAACGCCGGAAGCGGCCGTGCTCCGCAAGGTGGTGTCGGCCAAACTTAACCAGGGTTTTGCCTGGATCGTGCTCGAAGGCGCCGGATCACGCGAGGCGGCCGAAGCTCTCGCGGGCTGTGGGCTCTACGTGACCGGGGATGCGCTCGAATCTCTGCCGGACGGACGCGCATACATCCACGACCTGATCGGTCTGGATGCGTTCGACGAAGCGGAGGGGCGTGTCGGCAAGATCAGCGATGTGTTGCAGATGCCTGCGCATGACGTGTACGAAGTCGATACAGGAAGCGGCAAGGTGCTGGTTCCGGCGGTGGAGGATTTTATCATTGAAACCGATCTCGAAAAAGGGATCGTGATGTTGCGCAGATTCAGGGAATTTATGTAA
- the trmD gene encoding tRNA (guanosine(37)-N1)-methyltransferase TrmD — MRIDIISVIPDFFASTLEKGLLGIARRKGLAEIHVHNLHDYGLGKYQQVDDAPFGGGAGMVIRPEPVFACIEKLLAERSYDEVIFMTPDGQVFDQKRANRLSQVRNLIILCGHYKAMDERIRRTLVTMELSVGDVVLSGGEIPALMVMDAVVRLIPGVLGDGESALTDSFQSDLLDCAWFTRPAEFRGMKVPDVLLSGHHEKIERWRQENARERTIERRPDMLGKESEEE, encoded by the coding sequence ATGCGGATCGATATCATTTCCGTCATTCCGGATTTTTTTGCATCGACCCTCGAAAAGGGATTGCTCGGTATCGCAAGGCGGAAAGGTCTCGCGGAGATTCACGTGCACAACCTGCACGATTACGGATTGGGCAAGTACCAGCAGGTGGACGATGCGCCGTTCGGAGGTGGCGCGGGAATGGTGATTCGTCCCGAGCCGGTTTTCGCGTGTATCGAGAAGTTGCTGGCTGAAAGGAGTTATGACGAGGTTATCTTCATGACGCCGGACGGGCAGGTTTTCGACCAGAAGCGGGCGAACCGCCTCTCGCAAGTGCGGAATCTGATCATTCTCTGCGGCCACTACAAGGCCATGGACGAACGGATTCGCCGGACGCTGGTCACCATGGAGCTTTCCGTCGGCGATGTGGTGCTTTCCGGAGGTGAAATTCCGGCGCTCATGGTCATGGACGCGGTCGTCAGGCTCATACCGGGCGTGCTCGGTGATGGCGAGTCGGCTCTGACCGATTCGTTCCAGAGCGATCTCCTCGACTGCGCATGGTTTACCCGTCCTGCGGAGTTCCGGGGAATGAAAGTGCCCGATGTGCTTCTTTCAGGCCATCATGAAAAAATCGAGCGCTGGCGGCAGGAGAATGCGCGGGAACGCACAATCGAGCGCAGGCCGGATATGCTCGGCAAAGAGAGTGAAGAAGAGTAA
- the rplS gene encoding 50S ribosomal protein L19, with translation MDQLIQLVEATQQRSDIPEVRPGDTVRIQLKVIEGEKERLQAYEGVVIGDKGMGASKTITVRKISHGVGVERIIPVNSPNVESITVVRNGKARRAKLFYLRKRTGKAALKVKERKSASAQA, from the coding sequence ATGGATCAGTTAATTCAGTTGGTAGAAGCAACCCAGCAGAGGAGCGATATTCCCGAAGTTCGTCCCGGCGACACCGTCAGGATCCAGCTCAAGGTTATCGAGGGCGAGAAAGAGCGTCTTCAGGCTTACGAGGGCGTCGTGATCGGCGACAAAGGCATGGGGGCTTCCAAGACCATCACCGTTCGCAAGATTTCGCATGGCGTTGGCGTCGAGAGGATTATTCCGGTCAACTCGCCGAACGTCGAGAGCATCACGGTTGTCCGTAACGGTAAAGCAAGAAGGGCCAAGCTCTTCTACCTCCGCAAGCGTACCGGCAAGGCCGCGCTGAAGGTCAAGGAGCGCAAGAGCGCTTCCGCCCAGGCATAA
- a CDS encoding Fe-S cluster assembly protein HesB, whose amino-acid sequence MNTAVEAFQSKIFDFYEKNRRSFPWRSTTDRYAVMVSEVMLQQTQADRVAPRFLRWLVRFPDVRSLASASLREVLEEWSGLGYNGRGQRLHRAAAMIVEKHGGEVPSEPSRLIELPGIGAYTSRSIPVFADNLDIAAVDTNIRRVLIHELNLSESISPKALLDVAHEVLPKGRSRDWHNALMDYGAMELTGRKTGIVPLTRQSSFKGSRRWYRGALLRELLTSGELSRESVEERYADCPHGIGSIVDSLVMEAMIEEYGDNRMLRIAGESGRGG is encoded by the coding sequence ATGAATACCGCTGTTGAGGCTTTTCAGTCGAAGATTTTCGATTTTTACGAAAAGAACAGGCGGAGCTTTCCCTGGCGCTCGACCACTGATCGCTATGCCGTGATGGTGAGCGAGGTGATGCTTCAGCAGACCCAGGCCGACCGGGTCGCGCCGCGCTTTCTGCGCTGGCTCGTGCGTTTTCCCGACGTCCGGTCGCTGGCCTCGGCTTCGCTGCGCGAGGTGCTCGAAGAGTGGAGCGGCCTCGGCTACAACGGGCGTGGCCAGCGCCTGCACCGCGCGGCGGCGATGATCGTTGAAAAGCACGGCGGTGAGGTGCCATCGGAACCGTCCCGTCTCATCGAGCTTCCGGGCATCGGAGCCTACACGAGCCGCTCGATTCCCGTCTTTGCCGATAACCTCGACATCGCCGCCGTCGATACCAACATCCGGCGCGTGCTCATCCATGAACTCAACCTTTCCGAATCGATCTCCCCGAAAGCGCTGCTCGACGTGGCTCACGAGGTGCTTCCGAAAGGTCGAAGCCGCGACTGGCATAACGCGCTGATGGATTACGGCGCGATGGAGCTGACCGGCAGAAAAACCGGCATCGTGCCGCTGACGCGCCAGTCCAGCTTCAAAGGTTCGCGGCGCTGGTATCGCGGAGCGCTGCTTCGCGAGTTGCTCACGAGCGGCGAGCTTTCGCGCGAGTCGGTCGAGGAGCGATATGCCGATTGCCCGCACGGCATCGGCTCGATTGTCGATTCGCTTGTCATGGAGGCGATGATCGAGGAGTACGGCGACAACCGTATGCTCCGGATTGCCGGAGAGTCGGGGAGAGGTGGGTGA
- a CDS encoding AMP-dependent synthetase/ligase, with amino-acid sequence MGLINPDFQTLPELFTSVFSHFRGQTDKAPIARKINGAYAPISYDSLAEDCRHFAAFLKKRGIEPGDRVAILSENRPGWYLADMAILSLGATDVPLYPSLPPNQIEYILNNCGAKGIVVSNMLQLGKILSIWPKLPELNLVIVMNKLEEPVEDVIDLAEAKSEGRKILEAAPWLLDGIKSNPEDVATLIYTSGTTGLPKGVMLTHRNLCENVKSCSSVIRLDETDSSLSFLPLSHAYERTGGYYLLFACGAKIYLAESIETISLNISESKPTIIFTVPRLFDRMKASILKSVTSEGGMKEKIFFWAVSTGEKYHKQLAAGKVSPILAAQHSLADRLVYSKIRKKFGGRLRYFVSGGAALPQKTGEFFQSIGITILEGFGLTETSPVTNVNRPEKVKFGTVGPPVKNVEVKIAPDGEIMLKGPNIMKGYWKDEAATAEVLKDGWFYTGDIGVVDTDGYLKITDRKKHIIVTSGGKNIAPLPIENLILDSPYVDQVMVVGEKRPFLIALIVPDFLKLRDFAAEHQIKASSTKELIATKEVMQVYEKLLKSISRQLATHEKVRKFLLVEEPFSIENGMMTPTLKLKRKEITSKFSAEIDNLYNALNMVYNTE; translated from the coding sequence ATGGGACTCATCAATCCTGATTTCCAGACGTTGCCTGAACTGTTCACCTCGGTGTTCAGCCATTTCAGGGGACAGACTGACAAAGCGCCCATCGCCAGGAAAATCAACGGCGCGTATGCCCCGATCAGCTACGACTCTCTTGCGGAGGATTGCCGCCACTTTGCCGCTTTCCTGAAAAAGCGAGGCATCGAACCGGGCGACCGGGTGGCCATTCTGTCAGAGAACCGTCCGGGATGGTACCTGGCCGACATGGCGATTCTCTCGCTCGGCGCGACCGACGTGCCGCTCTACCCCTCCCTTCCTCCGAACCAGATTGAATATATCCTGAACAACTGCGGCGCAAAGGGAATCGTAGTTTCCAACATGCTTCAGCTCGGCAAAATACTCTCCATCTGGCCAAAGCTTCCGGAGCTGAACCTCGTGATCGTCATGAACAAGCTCGAAGAGCCGGTCGAGGATGTGATCGACCTGGCGGAGGCGAAATCGGAAGGCAGGAAAATCCTCGAAGCCGCGCCGTGGCTGCTCGATGGCATCAAAAGCAATCCGGAAGATGTCGCGACGCTCATCTACACCTCGGGCACCACCGGCCTGCCGAAGGGGGTGATGCTCACGCACCGGAACCTCTGCGAAAACGTCAAATCGTGCTCGTCGGTCATACGCCTCGACGAAACCGACAGCAGCCTCTCCTTTCTTCCTCTCTCCCACGCCTACGAACGCACCGGCGGCTACTACCTGCTCTTTGCCTGCGGAGCGAAGATTTATCTGGCCGAAAGCATCGAGACCATCTCGCTCAACATCTCGGAGTCGAAACCAACCATCATCTTCACGGTGCCGAGGCTCTTCGACCGCATGAAGGCGAGCATCCTGAAATCGGTGACAAGCGAAGGGGGCATGAAGGAGAAAATCTTCTTCTGGGCGGTCAGCACCGGCGAAAAGTACCACAAGCAGCTCGCCGCCGGAAAGGTATCGCCGATACTCGCCGCGCAGCACAGCCTGGCCGACAGGCTGGTTTACAGCAAAATCCGCAAGAAGTTCGGCGGAAGGCTGCGCTACTTCGTCTCCGGCGGCGCGGCGCTGCCGCAGAAAACCGGCGAGTTCTTCCAGTCAATCGGCATCACGATTCTCGAAGGGTTCGGCCTGACCGAAACCTCGCCTGTCACCAACGTCAACCGTCCCGAAAAGGTCAAGTTCGGCACGGTCGGCCCGCCGGTCAAAAATGTGGAGGTGAAGATCGCGCCGGATGGCGAAATCATGCTCAAAGGCCCCAACATCATGAAGGGGTACTGGAAAGACGAGGCGGCGACCGCCGAGGTACTCAAGGATGGCTGGTTCTACACGGGTGACATCGGCGTGGTCGATACGGACGGCTACCTGAAGATCACCGACCGCAAAAAACACATCATCGTGACCAGCGGCGGCAAGAACATCGCGCCCCTGCCGATAGAGAATCTGATCCTCGACAGCCCGTACGTTGACCAGGTGATGGTCGTCGGCGAAAAGCGCCCCTTCCTCATCGCGCTCATCGTGCCTGATTTCCTGAAACTCAGGGATTTCGCGGCGGAACACCAGATCAAGGCGTCAAGCACCAAAGAGCTGATCGCCACGAAGGAGGTAATGCAGGTTTACGAGAAGCTGCTGAAGAGCATCTCCCGCCAGCTCGCGACGCATGAAAAGGTGCGGAAATTCCTGCTTGTCGAGGAGCCCTTCTCGATCGAAAACGGCATGATGACCCCGACGCTCAAGCTCAAGCGCAAGGAGATCACGAGTAAATTCAGCGCAGAGATCGACAATCTCTACAACGCGCTGAACATGGTGTACAATACCGAGTGA
- a CDS encoding lysylphosphatidylglycerol synthase transmembrane domain-containing protein, translating into MQAQKKGKKSWSRYVGILAGLALIAYLFSKVDLAGSMKLIGSLGPSVLLILLPYLGLHLLETAAWQRLFPKESVPAPFFGLFKIQLVAETVSMTLPAGVAVGEPLRPWLCRKFLGIPLPDGFATVTVRKLLLGATQGIYTLLGALAGFGFLQAVSKPVVDFEGLGVVMIVVSLSITLVFMLLLILMTNGNAVRKLHRLLLKIPFEKARQWLLRVQEGFAETDRQLQRVRSDGMKSFLPVMAIYVAAWMMLALETYLILQVLGLKVTFLQVLAFDTALTILRAIFFFIPSGLGIQDLGYLAFFHALGIPDYLAYGGAFVMLRRFKEVLWYSIGYGVMFMEGIHLRDAQQVSDESA; encoded by the coding sequence ATGCAGGCACAAAAAAAAGGAAAAAAGTCCTGGTCAAGGTATGTGGGGATTCTGGCCGGTCTGGCGCTTATAGCGTATCTGTTCAGCAAAGTGGATCTGGCCGGTTCGATGAAGCTGATCGGCTCGCTCGGTCCCTCTGTGCTGTTGATTCTCTTGCCCTACCTCGGGCTGCATCTGCTCGAAACAGCGGCCTGGCAACGGCTTTTTCCGAAAGAGAGCGTCCCTGCGCCCTTTTTCGGTCTTTTCAAAATCCAGCTGGTAGCCGAAACGGTCTCCATGACCCTGCCTGCGGGCGTGGCGGTCGGCGAGCCACTTCGCCCCTGGCTCTGCCGGAAATTTCTTGGCATTCCGCTTCCGGACGGCTTCGCCACGGTCACGGTGCGAAAACTGCTGCTTGGCGCTACCCAGGGGATTTACACGCTTCTCGGCGCGCTGGCCGGATTCGGTTTTTTGCAGGCGGTGTCGAAGCCTGTGGTTGATTTCGAAGGGCTTGGCGTCGTCATGATTGTTGTCAGCCTCTCCATTACGCTGGTTTTCATGCTCCTCCTGATTCTGATGACCAACGGCAATGCCGTCCGGAAGCTGCATCGTCTTCTTCTGAAGATTCCGTTTGAAAAGGCTCGGCAGTGGCTGCTCAGGGTGCAGGAGGGGTTCGCCGAGACCGACCGCCAGCTTCAGCGGGTCAGGTCGGATGGCATGAAATCGTTCCTGCCGGTCATGGCGATCTACGTCGCGGCGTGGATGATGCTCGCGTTGGAAACTTATCTTATATTACAAGTACTTGGTCTTAAAGTGACCTTTTTGCAGGTATTGGCGTTCGACACGGCCCTGACCATTCTCAGGGCGATCTTTTTTTTCATTCCATCGGGACTGGGGATTCAGGATCTTGGCTATCTCGCTTTTTTTCATGCGCTCGGCATTCCCGATTACCTCGCCTACGGAGGAGCGTTCGTGATGCTGCGCCGTTTCAAGGAGGTTCTCTGGTATTCGATCGGTTACGGAGTGATGTTCATGGAGGGCATTCATCTCCGGGATGCCCAGCAAGTCAGTGACGAGAGCGCATGA
- a CDS encoding cytidylyltransferase domain-containing protein, with protein sequence MRTAAIIPARGGSKGLKNKNIHPVAGLPLLGWSVLQALDAEHVDKVFVTTDDAAIAAVARQFGAEVIDRPQEISGDKATSESALLHALEAIAARYGAEPETVVFLQATSPLRKPGDIDRAIELFRQEGADSLISVTRADDLTIWEQRGGDWNSVNFDYRNRGMRQDRPSQFIENGSIYLFTPSVLREFGNRIGQKLSVYPMEFWQTWEIDTIEEVDLVEFYLKKKGLDRSIVRS encoded by the coding sequence ATGCGGACGGCAGCGATCATTCCGGCGCGCGGCGGCTCGAAGGGGCTGAAGAACAAGAACATCCATCCGGTGGCCGGTCTTCCGCTGCTCGGCTGGAGCGTCTTGCAGGCTCTCGATGCCGAACATGTGGACAAGGTGTTCGTCACGACCGACGACGCGGCCATCGCGGCGGTGGCGCGGCAGTTCGGCGCGGAGGTGATCGACCGTCCGCAGGAGATCAGTGGCGACAAGGCCACCTCGGAGTCGGCGCTCCTGCACGCGCTCGAAGCGATTGCCGCCAGGTACGGCGCGGAGCCGGAGACGGTCGTCTTTCTCCAGGCCACCTCGCCCCTGCGCAAGCCGGGGGACATCGACCGCGCCATCGAGCTGTTCCGGCAGGAGGGGGCCGATTCGCTGATTTCGGTCACGCGGGCCGACGACCTCACCATCTGGGAGCAGCGCGGAGGCGACTGGAACAGCGTGAATTTCGACTACCGCAACCGCGGGATGCGGCAGGATCGGCCGTCGCAGTTCATCGAGAACGGCTCGATCTACCTTTTTACGCCATCCGTGCTGCGCGAGTTTGGCAACCGTATCGGCCAGAAGCTCTCGGTCTATCCGATGGAGTTCTGGCAGACTTGGGAGATCGATACCATCGAGGAGGTCGATCTCGTCGAATTTTACCTGAAAAAGAAAGGTCTCGACCGCTCGATCGTTCGATCCTGA
- a CDS encoding iron-containing alcohol dehydrogenase, which translates to MNFFLSTDLCIGVNEALSVHEHLQSLGVTKPGIIYDASLSENLYFQDLLRNINACYANAVVYCNDFRGEPTYRHLENVAEFFRRELPDGLVAIGGGSTIDLGKGVALLLTNNVPALSLKGFPKDVSDPVPLVTVPSLLGSGAEVSYNAVFIDEAEGRKLGINSRKNFPKKAVIDPKLSMSAPMESIIASAMDSLVHCVDSFGSVKHTALSRIFSIEGFQRTFYALQQGQLDRAESRLDLALGSICGVTALMNSGDGPTNGFAYYVGVKHQVPHGLAGAIFLKEVMRYNVNKGYDKYALLNPARKEGASARESALELLEQMDALYRQLDIPNLVPYGYGKGNVAELAAKASGALSGSFGGNPVEFNEESARVVIDALT; encoded by the coding sequence ATGAACTTTTTCCTCTCCACCGATCTCTGCATCGGGGTCAACGAGGCCCTCTCCGTGCATGAGCACCTCCAGTCGCTCGGCGTCACCAAGCCGGGCATCATCTACGATGCGAGCCTTTCGGAAAATCTCTATTTCCAGGATTTGTTGCGTAATATAAACGCATGTTACGCCAACGCCGTCGTCTACTGCAACGACTTCAGGGGCGAGCCGACCTACCGGCATCTCGAAAATGTCGCGGAGTTTTTCCGCCGTGAATTGCCCGACGGCCTGGTGGCTATCGGAGGCGGCAGCACTATCGATCTCGGCAAGGGAGTCGCGTTGCTGCTGACCAACAATGTTCCGGCGCTTTCGCTCAAGGGTTTCCCGAAGGATGTGAGCGATCCGGTGCCGCTCGTGACCGTGCCCTCGCTGCTTGGCAGCGGCGCGGAGGTGAGCTACAACGCGGTCTTCATCGACGAGGCCGAAGGGCGCAAGCTCGGCATCAACAGCCGCAAGAACTTCCCGAAAAAAGCGGTGATCGATCCCAAGCTCTCGATGAGCGCTCCGATGGAGAGCATCATCGCCTCGGCGATGGACAGTCTCGTGCACTGCGTGGACAGTTTCGGCTCGGTGAAGCACACCGCGCTCAGCCGTATCTTCTCCATCGAGGGTTTCCAGCGTACCTTCTATGCCTTGCAGCAGGGGCAGCTCGACCGCGCCGAATCGCGGCTCGACCTCGCGCTTGGCAGCATCTGCGGCGTCACGGCGCTGATGAACTCCGGTGACGGCCCGACCAACGGCTTCGCCTACTACGTCGGCGTGAAGCACCAGGTGCCGCACGGTCTGGCGGGCGCGATCTTCCTCAAGGAGGTGATGCGCTACAACGTCAACAAGGGCTACGACAAATACGCGCTGCTCAATCCCGCAAGGAAAGAGGGCGCATCGGCAAGGGAGTCGGCGCTCGAACTGCTCGAACAGATGGACGCGCTCTACCGCCAGCTCGACATTCCGAACCTCGTGCCCTACGGCTACGGCAAAGGCAACGTCGCCGAACTCGCCGCCAAAGCGTCGGGAGCACTCTCAGGTTCGTTCGGCGGCAACCCGGTCGAGTTCAACGAGGAATCGGCCAGAGTGGTGATCGACGCGCTGACCTGA
- a CDS encoding DegT/DnrJ/EryC1/StrS family aminotransferase, translated as MAGAELIGQEELAQIQELFSGEKTTLYRYAPGNYKAREFEEKFAAYMGVKYAHAVSSGTAAIHCALAGAGVGPGDEVITTAWTFIAPVEAAAALGAVPVPVEIDETYHLDPLEVEKAITPKTKAVVAIPMWAAPKMDEIAEICERRGITLIEDAAQSLGATYKGRKLGTIGKVASFSFDAGKTLHVGEGGMVITDDKEVYDRVAEFSDHGHMHVPGLPRGKDPRRAKGLNYRLSEVTAAIGIAQLGKIDYILSKARENKYKIKERIRHLDNLAMRPFTDEAGAQGDTLIFKVRNPEAALQFEAHLMAHGFGTKILPEAIDWHYAAIWGHLLKAYDRYRDANLEELWPKTGELLQSSICLNIPVLMDDATIDRLVAAIISGSEKIG; from the coding sequence ATGGCGGGAGCTGAGTTGATTGGGCAGGAGGAGCTGGCCCAGATACAGGAGTTGTTCAGCGGGGAGAAGACCACGCTGTACCGGTACGCGCCGGGGAACTACAAGGCGCGGGAGTTTGAGGAGAAGTTTGCCGCATACATGGGCGTGAAGTACGCCCACGCGGTGTCGTCGGGTACGGCGGCGATCCATTGCGCGCTGGCGGGTGCGGGCGTCGGCCCCGGCGACGAGGTGATCACCACCGCCTGGACCTTCATCGCGCCGGTCGAAGCCGCCGCCGCGCTTGGCGCCGTTCCGGTACCGGTGGAGATCGACGAGACCTACCACCTCGATCCGCTGGAGGTCGAAAAGGCGATCACGCCGAAAACCAAAGCGGTCGTGGCGATTCCGATGTGGGCCGCGCCGAAGATGGACGAGATCGCCGAAATCTGCGAGCGCCGCGGCATCACCCTCATCGAGGACGCCGCCCAGTCGCTCGGCGCGACCTACAAGGGGCGCAAGCTCGGCACCATCGGCAAGGTCGCCTCCTTCTCCTTCGACGCGGGCAAGACACTGCACGTCGGCGAGGGCGGCATGGTCATCACCGACGACAAGGAGGTCTACGACCGCGTCGCCGAGTTCAGCGACCACGGCCACATGCACGTGCCCGGCCTGCCGCGCGGCAAGGATCCGCGCCGCGCCAAGGGGCTGAACTACCGCCTGAGCGAAGTGACCGCCGCCATCGGCATCGCCCAGCTCGGCAAGATCGACTACATCCTCTCGAAGGCGCGGGAGAACAAGTACAAGATCAAGGAGCGCATCCGCCACCTCGACAACCTCGCGATGCGCCCCTTCACCGACGAAGCCGGAGCGCAGGGCGACACGCTGATTTTCAAGGTTCGCAACCCAGAGGCCGCCTTGCAGTTCGAGGCGCACCTGATGGCGCACGGCTTCGGCACCAAGATTCTGCCCGAGGCCATCGACTGGCACTACGCCGCGATCTGGGGCCACCTGCTCAAGGCATACGACCGCTACCGCGACGCCAATCTCGAAGAGTTGTGGCCGAAGACAGGCGAGCTGCTCCAGAGCAGCATCTGCCTGAACATCCCGGTGCTGATGGACGACGCCACCATCGACAGGCTTGTCGCAGCCATCATCTCCGGCTCGGAGAAGATCGGATAA
- a CDS encoding DUF2141 domain-containing protein, which translates to MTQSADTIFPTETPPGNTGRIVIKVLDAHNCTGDLGIALFNEKHGFPGEVEHAYRKGGLHEIGESNLYVFEEVPYGNYAVSVIHDESCCGELHKNCFGIPKEGVGTSNNPHFFLGPPSFECASFELKSEVVEIEVRLKYLCG; encoded by the coding sequence ATGACTCAATCCGCCGACACAATATTCCCAACCGAAACGCCACCCGGCAACACCGGCCGCATCGTGATCAAAGTGCTCGATGCCCACAATTGCACAGGCGATCTCGGTATCGCGCTGTTCAATGAAAAGCATGGATTTCCGGGTGAGGTGGAACATGCGTACCGAAAAGGCGGGCTGCACGAAATAGGGGAGTCGAATCTCTATGTCTTCGAGGAGGTTCCGTATGGCAACTATGCGGTCTCTGTCATCCACGACGAGAGCTGCTGCGGTGAGCTGCACAAGAACTGCTTCGGCATCCCGAAGGAGGGGGTCGGCACCTCCAACAATCCTCATTTCTTCCTCGGCCCTCCTTCTTTCGAATGCGCCAGCTTCGAGCTGAAGAGCGAAGTTGTGGAGATCGAAGTGCGCCTCAAGTATTTGTGCGGGTGA